In a single window of the Arthrobacter globiformis genome:
- a CDS encoding ABC transporter permease has product MSGSTILSTFPRPVRQRSRREVPAWALSALLLAVLLVVYLIFAPGSTSLFAFNGTIRTSLPLILLALGQTIVLISGGIDLSIGALACLCSAVAVQVVKADSSPGDVLAGALLVLLVGAAGGAANAVAIAFFRLQPIIATFGSSFVFGGLALVIQPAPGGEVPLDLVLAFNADNLFISNTILITVVILLVWGWVMRTRFRDFLYATGASPQTAYSSAVPVRRVRSAAFILAGVFAAFAAMALVLTTGTADPTAGLTLVLPAVVAAIVGGTSLSGGQGGLLGTVFAALSLGLLQTMISIASIPPSWQQLAYGVAILIALSLNSLRLYLGAVAARKALRKEALQ; this is encoded by the coding sequence ATGTCCGGTAGCACAATACTTTCCACCTTCCCACGCCCGGTTCGCCAACGATCCAGACGGGAAGTCCCCGCCTGGGCACTTTCTGCCCTGCTCCTGGCGGTGCTGCTCGTCGTGTATTTGATCTTCGCGCCTGGGTCAACGTCGCTCTTCGCGTTCAACGGCACCATCCGAACATCCCTGCCATTGATCCTTCTCGCTCTGGGGCAGACAATCGTCCTGATCTCCGGCGGCATCGACCTCTCCATCGGCGCTCTGGCCTGCCTCTGCAGCGCCGTCGCTGTCCAGGTCGTCAAGGCTGATTCCAGCCCGGGAGATGTTCTTGCCGGCGCTCTTTTGGTGCTTTTGGTTGGGGCCGCGGGCGGCGCGGCTAACGCAGTTGCGATCGCCTTCTTCCGCCTACAACCGATCATTGCCACCTTCGGCAGCAGTTTCGTGTTCGGCGGTCTTGCACTGGTGATTCAACCGGCTCCCGGGGGAGAGGTTCCCCTCGATCTCGTCCTCGCCTTCAACGCGGACAACCTCTTCATTTCCAACACAATCCTCATCACAGTAGTGATCTTGCTCGTCTGGGGCTGGGTAATGCGGACGCGCTTTCGTGACTTCTTGTATGCCACTGGCGCTTCCCCTCAGACGGCCTATTCAAGCGCCGTGCCCGTGAGACGGGTACGGTCGGCCGCCTTCATACTTGCAGGCGTATTCGCTGCCTTCGCCGCGATGGCCCTTGTCCTTACGACAGGAACGGCAGATCCGACGGCCGGACTGACGCTCGTCCTTCCGGCTGTTGTCGCTGCGATTGTCGGAGGAACCAGCTTGTCCGGTGGCCAAGGTGGCCTTCTTGGAACCGTTTTTGCCGCCCTGAGTCTCGGATTACTCCAGACCATGATCTCGATAGCTTCCATCCCGCCTTCCTGGCAGCAACTGGCCTACGGCGTTGCAATCCTCATCGCCTTGTCGCTCAACAGCCTGCGGCTGTATCTCGGTGCGGTGGCAGCGCGAAAAGCCCTCCGGAAAGAAGCCCTCCAATGA
- a CDS encoding sugar ABC transporter ATP-binding protein: protein MNELLTAQGIRKDYGATRALDSVDISVNEGQVVALLGANGSGKSTLTKILTGAASANEGHIEFASEPFVPRSPMVAQKLGVVAVAQELSLVPSMTVAQNIWLGAQPNLPKTRGSLSKRQDAATKPLLELFADVSRENVGPQTRVSELSPDECQLVEILKAIARQPKLLILDEATSTLDRSQVSRLFELMREWGSAGMGIIFVSHRMEEVFTISHEVCVIRGGRTVLACSTQDVTREAVVSAMTGHSEAGGVPTGTAEASARTGEPVLALRDFSAKGITSTTLQLRRGEILGFGGLQRQGQSALLRAIGGGHQSLSGDLEIEKQPTKFRSPGDAMRAGVHYVGGDRKELAFSQRSIQENLLATAWSRFGPVLRARTVSSTATGFADKLGVKRASLDHPLSSLSGGNAQKVLLARALVNEPSVLILDDPTKGVDVMTKQQIYVTLRELRRQGTAILLYSSEDEELLDLADRVLVFHDGGVVAELKGRHLTKQALVSASMGIRHSEEEGNIDVR, encoded by the coding sequence ATGAACGAATTGTTGACCGCTCAGGGAATCCGGAAGGACTACGGCGCTACGCGCGCGCTCGATTCCGTTGACATCAGTGTCAACGAGGGGCAGGTAGTTGCGCTGCTTGGGGCCAACGGCTCTGGAAAGAGCACACTGACCAAGATTCTCACAGGTGCCGCGTCTGCCAACGAGGGGCATATCGAGTTCGCCTCCGAACCATTCGTGCCCCGTTCCCCTATGGTGGCGCAAAAACTGGGTGTGGTCGCCGTGGCACAGGAACTGAGCCTTGTGCCCAGCATGACCGTGGCACAGAACATCTGGCTGGGTGCCCAGCCCAACCTCCCGAAGACCCGGGGGAGCCTTTCCAAGCGCCAGGATGCCGCGACAAAGCCGCTTCTTGAGCTTTTCGCGGATGTCAGCCGGGAAAATGTGGGACCCCAAACTCGGGTGTCCGAGCTGTCCCCGGACGAGTGCCAGCTCGTGGAAATCCTGAAGGCGATTGCCCGCCAGCCGAAATTGCTCATTCTCGACGAAGCAACCTCCACACTCGACCGATCCCAGGTGTCCCGGCTGTTCGAGCTGATGCGCGAGTGGGGCTCCGCTGGCATGGGAATCATCTTTGTCTCCCACCGAATGGAGGAGGTCTTCACGATTTCCCACGAAGTTTGCGTTATACGCGGGGGCCGGACCGTTTTGGCGTGCTCGACTCAAGATGTCACTCGGGAAGCCGTGGTCAGTGCTATGACGGGGCATTCCGAAGCTGGTGGTGTTCCAACAGGAACAGCGGAAGCCTCAGCGCGGACCGGCGAGCCGGTACTGGCCTTGCGAGACTTCTCAGCGAAGGGCATTACCAGTACAACCCTCCAGCTCCGGCGTGGAGAGATCCTGGGGTTCGGCGGCCTTCAGCGGCAGGGACAAAGCGCGTTGCTGCGGGCGATCGGCGGCGGGCACCAAAGCCTCAGCGGCGATCTCGAAATCGAAAAGCAGCCCACGAAGTTCCGTTCGCCCGGTGATGCCATGCGTGCGGGCGTCCACTATGTAGGTGGCGACCGGAAGGAACTCGCCTTTAGCCAGAGGTCGATTCAGGAAAACCTGCTTGCGACTGCTTGGTCACGTTTTGGGCCGGTTCTGCGGGCCCGTACGGTGTCGTCAACAGCGACAGGCTTTGCTGACAAGCTCGGAGTGAAGCGAGCGAGCCTGGATCACCCCCTGTCGTCGCTCAGTGGCGGCAACGCGCAGAAAGTGCTCCTGGCGCGCGCCTTGGTCAACGAACCGTCAGTTCTGATTCTTGACGATCCCACTAAGGGCGTCGACGTGATGACGAAGCAGCAGATCTACGTCACACTGCGGGAGCTCAGGCGTCAAGGTACTGCAATCCTCCTCTACTCCAGTGAGGACGAAGAGCTGCTCGACCTGGCCGATCGGGTGCTGGTGTTCCACGACGGCGGGGTGGTGGCGGAACTGAAGGGACGCCACTTAACCAAACAGGCCCTTGTGTCCGCATCCATGGGGATCCGCCACAGCGAGGAAGAAGGAAACATCGATGTCCGGTAG
- a CDS encoding substrate-binding domain-containing protein: MLKFKKLLNLGQAARARNARVAVTAAVAVAALSLTGCGGSGQPSSTGGGGQKYTIGVSNATLSQAVRVQLMDSIQKTAQEYIDKGTLNPLVIENADTDSQGQVRQVQNLINRGVNAIIIDPSSDTALKPILAQAEQRGIKVVAVDNSVDDPQAAQVSVDFPGNFRADADWVMKQMGGKGSLLRVDGIAGVPANQMGIDAVTAALKENPNVKLAATLNGNWDTATAVQVTSSWLASGNKPDGVWSTGGGVAYGVLQSFVSAGTNPLPPINGEATAGWLRLAAKVKTEHPDFKFFVGNLIQPAAQGQAGVHVAMGLLQGKNLKDNKITLPRGEITAENFDKYVDLVKDVPDANNVDVNNITQDQALSLWFR, from the coding sequence ATGCTGAAGTTCAAAAAACTATTGAACCTGGGACAAGCAGCCAGGGCGCGAAATGCACGCGTCGCCGTTACTGCTGCCGTTGCCGTGGCTGCTCTTAGCCTCACCGGCTGCGGCGGTTCGGGCCAGCCTAGCTCGACTGGCGGCGGAGGCCAAAAGTACACAATCGGAGTTTCCAACGCCACCCTCTCTCAGGCTGTGCGGGTCCAGCTGATGGACTCAATCCAGAAAACAGCGCAGGAGTACATCGACAAAGGCACGCTCAATCCTTTGGTGATCGAGAATGCTGACACGGACTCGCAGGGGCAGGTCCGCCAGGTGCAGAACCTGATTAATCGTGGCGTCAATGCCATCATTATTGATCCGAGCTCGGACACGGCACTGAAGCCCATCCTTGCTCAGGCCGAGCAGCGGGGGATCAAGGTTGTTGCGGTCGACAACTCCGTTGACGACCCCCAGGCGGCGCAGGTTTCCGTGGACTTCCCAGGCAACTTCAGAGCCGACGCAGACTGGGTGATGAAGCAGATGGGCGGAAAAGGCTCGCTCCTGCGGGTTGACGGTATAGCAGGGGTTCCCGCAAACCAGATGGGAATTGATGCTGTTACCGCCGCGCTGAAGGAGAACCCGAACGTAAAACTGGCAGCTACCCTGAACGGTAACTGGGACACCGCCACAGCAGTCCAGGTAACTTCCTCATGGTTGGCGTCCGGCAACAAGCCGGACGGAGTGTGGTCCACCGGCGGGGGCGTAGCCTACGGCGTGCTCCAGTCGTTCGTCTCAGCCGGGACGAACCCCCTCCCGCCGATCAACGGTGAAGCGACTGCCGGATGGTTACGACTTGCAGCCAAGGTCAAGACCGAACACCCCGATTTCAAGTTCTTTGTGGGCAACCTCATCCAGCCCGCCGCCCAAGGTCAGGCCGGCGTCCACGTGGCCATGGGTCTGCTGCAGGGCAAGAACCTCAAGGACAACAAGATCACGCTGCCCCGCGGCGAAATCACCGCGGAAAACTTTGACAAGTACGTAGACCTCGTCAAGGACGTCCCTGACGCGAACAACGTAGACGTCAACAACATCACGCAGGACCAGGCTCTGAGCCTCTGGTTCCGCTAG
- a CDS encoding NAD(P)-dependent oxidoreductase has product MAKVLIFGATGYTGGHVAGELEKRGHDIVRASRSGGDGVVKIDVTDPVEVKDALAEINPDVAIIAIKAFGDNENKLIRALTSILDSGVDVRLGVAGGAGSLQVTEGGPRVIDNPNFPEVYKAEATAQGEALEFLRTSDTPIDWFYVSPTAAFGAHAPAVEPTGSYRTQLDTLVKDSEGSSNISGEDYALAFADEIESPRHHRQRFAVGL; this is encoded by the coding sequence ATGGCAAAAGTTCTTATTTTTGGTGCCACTGGCTACACCGGCGGCCACGTCGCCGGAGAGCTGGAGAAGCGCGGGCATGACATTGTTCGCGCCAGCCGCAGTGGCGGCGATGGGGTCGTGAAGATTGATGTCACCGATCCGGTTGAGGTGAAAGATGCCCTCGCGGAGATCAATCCTGACGTCGCGATCATCGCCATCAAGGCATTTGGTGACAATGAGAACAAGCTCATTCGCGCTCTCACGAGCATCTTGGATTCGGGCGTAGACGTTCGTCTTGGAGTGGCTGGCGGAGCCGGTAGCCTCCAGGTGACCGAAGGCGGCCCTCGGGTTATCGACAATCCGAATTTCCCGGAAGTGTACAAGGCCGAAGCGACTGCTCAAGGGGAGGCGTTGGAGTTCCTTCGCACTTCCGATACGCCGATCGACTGGTTCTACGTGAGCCCGACAGCTGCTTTCGGCGCGCACGCTCCCGCCGTGGAGCCCACAGGTTCCTACCGGACACAGCTGGACACCCTGGTCAAGGACTCAGAAGGCAGCTCCAACATCTCCGGTGAGGATTACGCGCTTGCCTTTGCGGACGAGATCGAATCACCGCGCCACCACCGCCAGCGTTTCGCCGTCGGACTTTAG